DNA from Sphingomonas psychrotolerans:
CGGCGATGAGCCGGAAGCGAGTTCTGCAACGGTCAAATCCTGTCCCCGCAACCAACACACACCGCCCCGGCACCCGCCGTGGCGGTTTTTGTGCCCCGATCCCACCGATCAGCACCCAACCCCCGCGCCGCCCGCCCGACGGTACGCCCCCAACGAACGCAATTGATCCGCCATCACCGCGTCAATCTCCTCCCGCATAACAGCCCGCACCCACAAAAGCCGCGCCTCGTCCGCGGCAAAGCGCAGGAATTGCGCGCGATCCAGATCATTGCTCCGCATCCACGCGTCGAGCGCGTCGGCGTCCCCCAGCCCCAGCCGTACCCGAATCGACACAATCGCCTCCGCCAGCCTGTCCTCGTCCAGCCTGAAGCTGTGGCGCTGGGCCTGATCGCGCGCGAGGATGCGGGCCAAGGCGAGGTCGCGCGCCACGGGATCAGCGCCCGGGCCGCTGTCGAGGGCTGCCATCCTGGCGGATCCCTGGAGCGTCGCGGCCCTGCCGTTCCAATTCAGCGCCTCCCGGACAAGATCGTCCCAAAGCGCAGTCCGTTCGAACCAAAAGGATCGCTCGCCGGGGTCCCCGGCGCCGAGCGCCTGCTTCATCGTCCGCAGCATCGACACCGCATCGTCCCGTTTGACGCTCACGCGGTGTGCGGGCCACCATTGCTCGAACGCGGCCAACTCGGCGCCGTCGATCGCGGGCCGCGCTGCCGCCGCGACCTGCGGGTAGGTGCGATCGCTATAATGCAGCGCCTTGGCGGCGCGGACGAGCGCCTCGCCCGCCACCGCACCTATCGCCTGCGCTTCGACCGCACCCGTGATCGTCGCGCGAATGTCTACCAAAGGTTCTGTGACGTGGCGATAGCCCTGTTCCGCTAGCAAATGAGACAGGGCCACTTCGTCGTCGTCGGCGAGGACGCCGTCGCGATAGGCCTCGAAGACCGACCCGATGCCGACCATGCCGAAGGTCCACAATTCGGCGGCCCGCAACGCCCCCATGCTGGCACTGCCATAGACGGGAACGCCCACATCCAGCGCCCACAGGATCTCCTTGTGCCAGACGCTTGGCACGCTGTCGAAATGGCCGTCAACGAGGCCGATGGCCGTCGCACCCTCTCGCACTGCCCTATAGATGTCGCCTTGCACGGCGGGCGAGGCGTAGCGGGCGTCGAGTTCCCGTGTGGCTTCTGCCGCCGGAAGGCTCGGCCCCAAGAAGACGACGATCATGAAACCCGTTCCCGAAGGGCGAGCGCCCGGCTGCCCGGCGCATATTCGGGATCGTCGTCCGGCCCCTCGAGCCCGGGGATCACCATGCGCACCACCGGGATCCGATAGCGTGTGCTGGTCAGGTCGACGGCGATCGCTTCATCTATCCCGATGCGCTGGAGGCGTGCGGCGAGATCCGCCAGATCCTCGTTGAAGGTGCGGCGCGCGACATCGACAGTCTCACCGGGAAACAGCCTGATGGCCCGGTTCGACGGCGCGTGCCCTGCCGCGACATAATCTCGCCGGCTGAGATCGTCGCGCGAGCCTGCGATCAGCACCAGCCGGGACTGTACGGCCTCGGTCACTGCGCGCAGCAGGGCGAGGCGCGGCTCGAAATGACAGCCCAGGCCCGAGAACACCGGCGTTGTCTGCCACGGGCCAACCTCGCGAATTTCGCAAAGATATGCCGGCACGCCGATATCCGAGCCGATGTCATAGACGGTGGGCAGGACCCCGGCGGCGCGGCAGCGATCGATGGCGTAGCGACACGATGGATCAGCGACGGTATCCAGATCGACGGCGGTGTCCTCCCGATGGGCCTGGCCGCCTGCGCTCCACAGCGAGGCGGAATCGCGTTCGATCACCTCGAGCGTGGCGTGGACCATCGCCTCGAGCAGGTGATTGCCGGAGGCGAGGCCGTTGGAGGTTGCCGCGAAGCATCCGCTGCCCGTCGGCGCTTCGCTGAGGGCGCTCGCATGCACCGTCTCGAACGGAAGCCAAGCGGGCTTCCGGCCGATCAGGTCGAAGCCTTCGATCCAGAGAAGGGGGAGGCTGGGGTGATAGCGGCCGTTGCGCACCCGCGGCAGCCGCGACACGTCGACGATCCGTTTCCCCAAAGCCGAAAGATCGGCCGCGCTGGCCAGCAGAAGCGGTTGCATCACGCGTTCGCCATGATGCAGCTCGATCGATTCCATCACCCCGGAGACCGTCGCATTGACGAGATCAAGCCCCTTGCCCACCGAGGTGGACAGTGATCGCGAGTTCGGCCGGCACACCAGCACCACAGGCAGGCCGATCCGGTCGAGCCCGGTGATGTTGGCGATCCGGGTGATGCCCATCGCGCCGAAATGCGGACGTACCGCCGCCAGGGTTTCCTCGGGCGCACGCATGCGCTGCGTCCCCGAGGCGAAATGCTTCTCCACCTTTGTCGCGAGCAGACCGGTCCAGCCGGCCACGTCCCCGCCACCCAAAGGCGCCGTGCCGAGTTCGAGCTGCGGTTCCGGCTCGAGCAGACTCACAATGCGTCTCGAACCCGGCCTTGCAACGTGTCGATGGTGTCGAGCACCTCGGAATTGATGTGCTCCGCAAAAGGGCGCACCTGGTCGAGAACATGGCCCTTGAGAAAACCGCGCAGCGCTTGCTCGAGGCGTGCCCTGGCGCGCTCGGCCTCGAAGGTGCCGCGCGCAAAGGCCTGCGCCCAGAACATGGCGAGGCCATACCAGACGAAGCAGGCCTGCAGGTATGAGCGGAGCGGCAGGGGATTTCCTGTCCATTCGGATCGGGTCCGAAGTTCCGGACCATAGACTTCCTCGTTATTGACCCACGGCTCAAGTCGTTCGCTCATGTACAGCAGCGAGTGAATCGCCTCGTGCACCAGCCCCTCGGCCAGCAAGGCGGAGTCGACCTTGGACAAATGCGGGTTTCCCATGACCGAGCGGCCGACATATTGTGCGGACGAGCCGGTCGAGAAGAGGTCGGGCGCCTGCGGATCCTGCTGCAGGACGAGCGACTTGGTGAATGCCTCGACGAAGCCGGCGATGCGGGGATTGGTGGTGACCAGCCTTTCCCGGACGTCCGAAAGCAGCGAGAGAATCTGCCGGGTCTCGGCGGACGGATAGGGAGATCGCGGCACGTCAACTTCGTCGATCTCACCGTCGATGTCGATGGCGAGTGCGTGCGGACTGAAAAAATCGAGCGGCGGCAGACCGGGCAGCGCCGGACCGGCCACGAAGCCGCCGTCGGGCCCGAGCCAGC
Protein-coding regions in this window:
- a CDS encoding TfuA-like protein; its protein translation is MIVVFLGPSLPAAEATRELDARYASPAVQGDIYRAVREGATAIGLVDGHFDSVPSVWHKEILWALDVGVPVYGSASMGALRAAELWTFGMVGIGSVFEAYRDGVLADDDEVALSHLLAEQGYRHVTEPLVDIRATITGAVEAQAIGAVAGEALVRAAKALHYSDRTYPQVAAAARPAIDGAELAAFEQWWPAHRVSVKRDDAVSMLRTMKQALGAGDPGERSFWFERTALWDDLVREALNWNGRAATLQGSARMAALDSGPGADPVARDLALARILARDQAQRHSFRLDEDRLAEAIVSIRVRLGLGDADALDAWMRSNDLDRAQFLRFAADEARLLWVRAVMREEIDAVMADQLRSLGAYRRAGGAGVGC
- a CDS encoding YcaO-like family protein; amino-acid sequence: MAGWTGLLATKVEKHFASGTQRMRAPEETLAAVRPHFGAMGITRIANITGLDRIGLPVVLVCRPNSRSLSTSVGKGLDLVNATVSGVMESIELHHGERVMQPLLLASAADLSALGKRIVDVSRLPRVRNGRYHPSLPLLWIEGFDLIGRKPAWLPFETVHASALSEAPTGSGCFAATSNGLASGNHLLEAMVHATLEVIERDSASLWSAGGQAHREDTAVDLDTVADPSCRYAIDRCRAAGVLPTVYDIGSDIGVPAYLCEIREVGPWQTTPVFSGLGCHFEPRLALLRAVTEAVQSRLVLIAGSRDDLSRRDYVAAGHAPSNRAIRLFPGETVDVARRTFNEDLADLAARLQRIGIDEAIAVDLTSTRYRIPVVRMVIPGLEGPDDDPEYAPGSRALALRERVS
- a CDS encoding aKG-HExxH-type peptide beta-hydroxylase, whose protein sequence is MLDWNGASGAQIHRDYVLFLADQLGVALAQVPKPVADRLRGALDTLPDQNWLRLVTAPRITYRLLWPSRHSAADIADALGAALAVEKARANAGAATDKAFSPPPQTLWSAVGDGWLGPDGGFVAGPALPGLPPLDFFSPHALAIDIDGEIDEVDVPRSPYPSAETRQILSLLSDVRERLVTTNPRIAGFVEAFTKSLVLQQDPQAPDLFSTGSSAQYVGRSVMGNPHLSKVDSALLAEGLVHEAIHSLLYMSERLEPWVNNEEVYGPELRTRSEWTGNPLPLRSYLQACFVWYGLAMFWAQAFARGTFEAERARARLEQALRGFLKGHVLDQVRPFAEHINSEVLDTIDTLQGRVRDAL